A single window of Nocardia sp. NBC_01327 DNA harbors:
- a CDS encoding MFS transporter, producing MAEVSGAAGNSVVRTLIPARIDRLPWSRFHTRMVLALGVAWILDGLEITVASSVADTLTKPETLHMSSTAVGLVATVYLAGEVVGALLFGNLSDRLGRRKLFLVTLAVYLIGSGLTALTLGSGAGWVLFLYLTRFIAGMGIGGEYAAINSAIDELIPARYRGRVDIAVNGTYWAGAIIGTIGTYILLNHMSLSVGWRLGFLIGPVLGVGILFVRRHLPESPRWQIMHGHAEAAEESITEIEREVAATGVTVPPVDESRAMEIKPTRQIGYVALTRVLFREYPSRAILGASLMISQSFLYNAIFFTYTLVLGKFYDVPSSATPIYLIAFAVGNLIGPFAIGHLFDTLGRRTMISGTYILSGVLLAISAGLFYAGVLNAITQTLCWCVIFFFASAGASSAYLTVSEIFPLEVRAKAIAVFFAIAQCFGALGPAIYGALIGDGSQPVRLFLGYLFAALIMIAGGVIARVLAVDAEGKSLEDVALPLAATQRGAAIEG from the coding sequence ATGGCGGAAGTGTCCGGCGCAGCCGGAAACAGTGTGGTGCGGACGTTGATTCCGGCGCGGATCGATCGGCTGCCGTGGTCGAGGTTCCATACGCGGATGGTGCTCGCGCTCGGTGTGGCGTGGATTCTCGACGGACTCGAGATCACGGTGGCCAGCTCGGTCGCCGATACGCTGACCAAACCCGAGACGCTGCATATGTCCTCGACCGCGGTCGGGCTGGTGGCGACCGTCTATCTGGCCGGCGAGGTGGTCGGCGCGCTGCTGTTCGGCAACCTCTCCGATCGGCTCGGGCGGCGGAAACTGTTCCTGGTCACCCTGGCCGTCTACCTCATCGGCAGTGGACTCACCGCACTCACGCTCGGCAGCGGCGCCGGCTGGGTGCTTTTCCTGTATCTCACGCGCTTCATCGCCGGCATGGGCATCGGCGGCGAGTACGCGGCGATCAATTCCGCTATCGACGAACTGATTCCGGCGCGCTACCGCGGGCGCGTGGATATCGCCGTCAACGGAACCTATTGGGCCGGTGCGATTATCGGCACGATCGGCACCTACATCCTGCTCAATCATATGAGCCTGTCGGTGGGCTGGCGGCTCGGATTCCTGATCGGCCCGGTGCTGGGCGTGGGGATTCTGTTCGTCCGCCGCCATCTTCCGGAGAGCCCGCGCTGGCAGATCATGCACGGGCATGCGGAGGCGGCCGAGGAATCGATCACCGAGATCGAGCGGGAAGTGGCCGCGACCGGGGTGACCGTGCCGCCGGTCGACGAGTCCCGGGCCATGGAGATCAAGCCCACCCGGCAGATCGGCTATGTGGCGCTGACGCGCGTGCTGTTCCGCGAGTATCCGTCGCGGGCGATCCTCGGTGCGAGTCTGATGATCAGCCAATCGTTCCTGTACAACGCGATCTTCTTCACCTACACGCTGGTGCTCGGGAAGTTCTACGATGTGCCGTCCTCGGCCACGCCCATCTATCTGATCGCCTTCGCGGTCGGAAATCTGATCGGGCCGTTCGCGATCGGGCACCTCTTCGACACCCTCGGCCGGCGCACGATGATCTCCGGTACCTACATCCTTTCCGGTGTGCTGCTGGCGATTTCGGCGGGGCTGTTCTATGCCGGCGTGCTCAATGCGATCACCCAGACCCTGTGCTGGTGCGTCATCTTCTTCTTCGCCTCCGCGGGCGCCAGTTCCGCCTATCTCACGGTGAGCGAGATCTTCCCGCTGGAGGTGCGCGCGAAGGCGATCGCCGTATTCTTCGCCATCGCACAGTGTTTCGGTGCGCTCGGCCCGGCAATCTACGGTGCGCTGATCGGTGACGGTTCGCAACCGGTCCGGCTGTTCCTCGGATACCTGTTCGCCGCGTTGATCATGATCGCCGGTGGTGTGATCGCCCGGGTGCTCGCGGTCGACGCCGAGGGGAAATCGCTCGAGGATGTCGCACTGCCGCTGGCGGCAACGCAGCGGGGTGCGGCCATCGAAGGATGA
- a CDS encoding ATP-binding protein: MGTTVGLRVPAVPEQLTILRALSETVTMLADFDLGEVNDIRLALDEVAMVLIRDAAPGSTLDCDLTYDEDELTVRVSAITSSEGALEDRGLSWHIVRSLTDSLDATQGAYARAAAGFPTVVEFRRHRDAQQRSRG, from the coding sequence ATGGGTACGACGGTAGGACTACGGGTACCCGCGGTGCCGGAGCAGCTGACCATCCTGCGCGCCCTCAGCGAAACCGTCACCATGCTGGCCGATTTCGACCTCGGCGAGGTCAATGACATTCGGCTCGCCCTCGATGAGGTCGCGATGGTGCTGATCCGCGACGCGGCGCCGGGTTCGACGCTCGACTGCGATCTGACCTATGACGAGGACGAGCTGACCGTCCGGGTCTCGGCGATCACCTCGTCGGAGGGCGCCCTGGAGGATCGTGGTCTGAGCTGGCATATCGTGCGCTCTCTGACCGATTCACTCGATGCCACCCAGGGCGCCTATGCCCGCGCGGCGGCCGGGTTTCCGACCGTCGTCGAATTCCGCCGGCATCGTGATGCGCAACAGCGCAGCCGGGGCTGA
- a CDS encoding RNA polymerase sigma factor SigF has translation MSEAILPTEAPRQSRGTGDSYDNIEPWFEKLAALTAADPQHAPMREQIIQACLPLAEHIARRFTGRGEQFDDLHQIARLGLVQAVDRFDVSRGSTFLSFAIPTIMGEVRRHFRDHTWAVRVPRRAKELQQQLGPVTETLSHRLGRMPTAREIAAELDVELSEVTQAMVARNAYQASSLDTPRGDDDSGPAAIADTLGAEEPSYRLLEDAMAVRPLLAALPARERQILVWRFFDNRTQAQIAERLGVSQMQVSRILTKTLSTLREQALGPVDIARIA, from the coding sequence ATGTCCGAGGCGATACTTCCAACCGAAGCACCCCGGCAGTCGCGTGGCACCGGCGACAGCTACGACAATATCGAGCCCTGGTTCGAGAAACTGGCCGCGCTGACGGCTGCTGATCCCCAGCATGCGCCGATGCGGGAGCAGATCATCCAGGCGTGTCTGCCGCTGGCCGAGCACATCGCCCGGCGCTTCACCGGACGCGGCGAACAGTTCGACGATCTACACCAGATCGCCCGGCTGGGGTTGGTGCAGGCCGTGGATCGCTTCGATGTCTCGCGCGGCAGCACCTTCCTGTCCTTCGCCATCCCCACGATCATGGGCGAGGTGCGCCGGCATTTCCGCGATCACACCTGGGCCGTGCGGGTACCGCGCCGCGCCAAGGAGCTGCAGCAGCAGCTGGGCCCGGTGACCGAGACTCTGTCGCATCGTCTGGGCCGGATGCCCACCGCCCGCGAGATCGCCGCCGAACTCGACGTGGAGCTCAGTGAGGTCACCCAGGCCATGGTGGCCCGCAATGCCTATCAGGCCAGCTCGCTGGATACGCCTCGCGGCGACGACGATTCGGGCCCGGCCGCGATCGCGGACACGCTCGGCGCCGAGGAGCCCAGCTATCGATTGCTCGAGGATGCGATGGCGGTGCGCCCGCTGCTGGCGGCGCTGCCCGCCCGGGAACGGCAGATTCTGGTCTGGCGCTTCTTCGACAATCGCACCCAGGCGCAGATCGCCGAGCGACTGGGCGTCTCGCAGATGCAGGTATCACGCATATTGACCAAGACCCTGTCCACATTGCGCGAGCAAGCCCTCGGCCCTGTCGATATCGCCCGGATCGCATGA
- a CDS encoding anti-sigma factor gives MNDGVAQDHSIPTTVGLQVPAAPQQLSLLRALAETVTLLADFDIGEVNDIRLVLDEVAMLLVRDAVPGTALDCDLTYDSDGVTVRVAAVASSATALDDHSLSWHIVRTLTDSVRTVKGLAAVPAAGYPTVVEFRWLRNSRG, from the coding sequence ATGAATGATGGCGTCGCACAGGACCATTCGATTCCGACGACGGTGGGGCTGCAGGTGCCGGCGGCGCCGCAGCAGCTGTCCCTGCTGCGTGCGCTCGCCGAAACGGTGACCCTGCTGGCCGATTTCGATATCGGTGAGGTCAACGATATTCGGCTCGTCCTGGACGAGGTGGCCATGCTCCTGGTCCGCGACGCCGTGCCCGGCACGGCGCTGGACTGCGATCTGACCTATGACTCCGACGGTGTGACCGTCCGGGTCGCCGCGGTCGCATCCTCCGCGACGGCCTTGGACGACCACAGCTTGAGCTGGCATATCGTGCGCACACTGACCGATTCGGTGCGCACCGTCAAGGGTCTCGCCGCGGTCCCGGCCGCCGGATATCCGACGGTCGTCGAATTCCGGTGGCTGCGGAATTCTCGCGGTTGA
- a CDS encoding STAS domain-containing protein: MYSTGRPPGLRCVGEVDFTNHGDWQAALGTLPTADEVHLDLSELRFIDTHGTLILVEASQGATSDRRLVLHRPPMAMLLLLGQFWPAEAAIEVARS, from the coding sequence GTGTATTCGACCGGCCGCCCGCCCGGCCTGCGCTGTGTCGGCGAAGTCGATTTCACCAACCACGGCGACTGGCAGGCAGCGCTGGGCACACTGCCCACCGCCGATGAGGTCCACTTGGATCTGTCGGAGCTGCGGTTCATCGATACCCACGGAACGCTGATCCTGGTGGAGGCATCCCAGGGCGCCACCTCGGACCGGCGGCTGGTCCTGCACCGCCCGCCGATGGCCATGCTGCTCCTGCTGGGGCAATTCTGGCCTGCCGAGGCCGCTATCGAAGTAGCGCGCTCATGA
- a CDS encoding YihY/virulence factor BrkB family protein, with protein MSEVLSATETPPVTPTDLGGQSWRWVLMRLGRRLWDDELTDWAAALTYYSVLSIFPGLLVITSVLGLLGPGATASLIDTLRDIGPGSGTAMLVDGIKELDGARSAAGPLAIVGLVTAFWTASTYIGAFIRAVNSIYGTAEGRPIWKTLPLRLGLTTAMMVLVSLCGIGVVASGAVADRIGHWLGVGSAGVTVWNIAKWPVLALLVSVVLAMLYWLAPNARQLGWRWLTPGSVLAVLLWIAASAGFACYVTNFGNYNKVYGSLAGAMVFLIWLWLTNVAVLLGAQFDAELARGRHMEQGGSPDEEPILPPRDPPE; from the coding sequence ATGTCCGAAGTTTTATCGGCCACCGAGACTCCGCCGGTAACGCCGACGGATCTGGGTGGGCAGTCGTGGCGGTGGGTGCTGATGCGCCTGGGTCGACGGCTCTGGGACGACGAACTCACGGATTGGGCTGCCGCGCTTACCTATTACAGCGTGTTGTCGATCTTTCCCGGTCTGCTCGTCATCACCTCGGTGCTCGGCTTGCTCGGCCCCGGGGCTACCGCATCGTTGATCGACACCCTCCGCGATATCGGCCCGGGCAGCGGAACAGCGATGCTGGTGGATGGGATCAAGGAACTCGACGGTGCGCGATCGGCGGCGGGTCCGCTGGCCATCGTGGGTCTGGTCACGGCCTTCTGGACGGCTTCCACCTATATCGGCGCCTTCATCCGTGCGGTCAATTCGATCTACGGGACTGCGGAGGGCCGCCCGATATGGAAGACTCTTCCGCTCCGGCTGGGATTGACCACGGCGATGATGGTGCTGGTGTCGTTGTGCGGCATCGGGGTTGTGGCCAGCGGCGCCGTGGCCGACCGGATCGGGCACTGGCTCGGGGTCGGATCGGCGGGCGTGACGGTCTGGAATATCGCGAAATGGCCGGTGCTGGCGCTGTTGGTGAGCGTGGTGCTGGCGATGCTGTACTGGCTGGCGCCCAACGCCCGCCAGCTGGGCTGGCGGTGGCTGACGCCCGGCAGTGTGCTCGCGGTGCTGCTCTGGATTGCCGCGTCGGCCGGATTCGCCTGCTACGTCACGAATTTCGGTAACTACAACAAGGTCTACGGGTCGCTCGCCGGTGCGATGGTGTTCTTGATCTGGTTGTGGCTCACCAATGTTGCGGTACTGCTCGGCGCGCAGTTCGATGCGGAACTGGCCCGTGGCCGGCATATGGAACAGGGCGGTTCGCCCGATGAGGAACCGATTCTGCCACCGCGCGACCCACCGGAATGA
- a CDS encoding thiamine pyrophosphate-dependent enzyme — protein sequence MTTVAEMIVTALADEGVTQIWGVVGDALNPITDAIRREDRIEWIGVRHEEVAAYAAGAQAQLNGTLGVCMGTVGPGSIHLLGGLYDAKKSHAPVLAICGQVPTADIGSEYFQEVDNDAVFRDVAEFTATVTNVAQLPRMFEQAVNAAMSRPGVAVLTVPGDIAGAKVESGSPTPRFVSRSRTVVPGGAELAEAAGVLNGAEKVTLLVGVGAREARAEILQIAERLSAPMVLTLKAKEGLEQDNPFAVGQTGLIGNPAAHAALAECDVLFMVGTDFPYTDWYPTGKTVIQLDRRLEHIGRRTAVDVSLVGHSRPALSELLPLLENTTSDGHLKSAQHHYQTWVERQQRLADAGHDRKLLGRLRRHLDNPDELIRPEAVAAALDTHAADDAIFTSDTGMSTVWISRFLTLRGNRRLLGSYNFGSMANALPQALGAQALDRDRQVIACCGDGGLMVLLGDLRTAVSYNLPVTFVVFNNGRLGMVKLEQEQGGLPEFGTVLDNPDLAAVAAAMGLESRRVTDPEALNSVLAEALSLRRPILLDVLTNPDEISIPPKPTVDQAWGFAIAKVKETLDSRE from the coding sequence ATGACCACGGTTGCCGAAATGATCGTCACCGCCCTCGCCGACGAAGGCGTGACCCAGATCTGGGGAGTCGTGGGCGATGCCCTCAATCCCATCACCGATGCCATCCGCCGGGAGGATCGGATCGAGTGGATCGGCGTCCGGCACGAAGAGGTCGCCGCGTATGCCGCTGGGGCACAAGCACAATTGAACGGGACCCTCGGTGTCTGCATGGGCACCGTCGGCCCCGGTTCGATCCATCTGCTCGGTGGTCTCTACGACGCCAAGAAATCGCATGCGCCGGTGCTGGCGATCTGCGGTCAGGTACCGACCGCGGATATCGGCAGCGAGTACTTCCAGGAAGTCGACAATGACGCGGTCTTCCGCGACGTCGCCGAGTTCACCGCCACGGTGACCAATGTCGCCCAGCTGCCGCGCATGTTCGAACAGGCTGTGAATGCCGCGATGTCGCGCCCGGGCGTGGCGGTCCTGACCGTTCCCGGCGATATCGCGGGCGCGAAGGTCGAGAGTGGTTCGCCCACTCCACGATTCGTCTCGCGCAGCCGCACCGTCGTACCCGGCGGCGCCGAGCTCGCCGAGGCCGCCGGCGTTTTGAACGGCGCCGAGAAGGTGACCCTGCTGGTCGGGGTGGGCGCACGGGAGGCGCGGGCGGAGATACTGCAGATCGCCGAACGCCTGAGCGCGCCGATGGTGCTCACGCTCAAGGCGAAAGAGGGTCTCGAACAAGACAATCCGTTCGCCGTCGGCCAGACCGGGCTGATCGGCAACCCGGCCGCCCATGCCGCGCTGGCCGAGTGCGACGTGCTGTTCATGGTGGGCACCGACTTTCCCTATACCGACTGGTATCCGACCGGGAAGACGGTCATTCAGCTCGATCGGCGGCTCGAGCACATCGGCCGCCGCACGGCCGTGGACGTCTCGCTGGTCGGGCACTCCCGGCCGGCACTGAGTGAACTGCTGCCCCTGCTCGAGAACACCACCTCTGACGGGCATCTGAAGTCCGCGCAGCACCACTATCAGACCTGGGTGGAACGCCAGCAGCGTTTGGCGGATGCCGGTCACGATCGAAAACTGCTGGGCCGCCTGCGCCGTCACCTCGACAATCCGGACGAGTTGATCCGGCCGGAAGCCGTGGCCGCGGCGCTGGACACGCACGCCGCCGACGATGCCATCTTCACCTCGGATACGGGCATGTCCACCGTCTGGATCTCCCGATTCCTCACGCTGCGCGGAAACCGGCGGCTGCTGGGTTCCTACAACTTCGGATCCATGGCCAATGCGCTGCCGCAGGCCCTGGGCGCTCAGGCCCTGGACCGCGATCGGCAGGTGATTGCCTGCTGCGGTGACGGCGGGCTGATGGTGCTGCTGGGCGATCTGCGCACCGCCGTGAGCTACAACCTGCCGGTCACGTTCGTCGTATTCAACAATGGCCGGCTCGGGATGGTGAAGCTCGAGCAGGAACAGGGCGGGCTGCCGGAATTCGGCACGGTCCTGGACAATCCGGATCTGGCGGCCGTGGCCGCGGCAATGGGGCTCGAGTCGCGCCGGGTGACCGACCCCGAAGCACTGAACAGTGTTCTCGCCGAAGCACTTTCGCTGCGGCGGCCGATACTGCTCGATGTGCTGACCAATCCCGACGAAATCTCCATACCGCCGAAGCCTACGGTGGATCAGGCCTGGGGCTTCGCGATCGCGAAGGTCAAGGAAACGCTCGACAGCCGGGAGTGA
- a CDS encoding STAS domain-containing protein, translating into MSNEVRELVLRTRSADAAVVLSAVGEVDMVSAPKLSSAVAEALGTGAPVLVIDLSEVGFFGSAGLSVLVEALEASAGRKLRVVATAPVRRPVELTGLDELLDIYGTLEEALAGSE; encoded by the coding sequence GTGAGCAATGAAGTGAGAGAGCTGGTCCTTCGGACGCGATCGGCCGACGCCGCGGTGGTGCTGTCCGCGGTCGGCGAGGTCGATATGGTCTCGGCGCCGAAGCTGTCCTCGGCGGTGGCCGAAGCGTTGGGCACCGGTGCGCCGGTGCTCGTCATCGACCTGTCCGAGGTGGGATTCTTCGGCTCGGCCGGGTTGAGTGTGCTGGTGGAGGCGCTGGAGGCGAGCGCCGGACGGAAACTGCGGGTGGTCGCCACGGCGCCGGTGCGCCGCCCGGTCGAATTGACCGGGCTCGACGAGTTGCTCGATATCTACGGCACTCTGGAGGAGGCGCTGGCCGGCAGCGAGTGA
- a CDS encoding AI-2E family transporter — protein sequence MRSDHPEAADPPPDEEVRSAEHGHSDAVAQPHTEAEGGAIIDAEARAAEASSSEYPFGRPGRRFDRRSPFMVGLAGAAGVAVTYAGIQILLAAGQVLILITVALFLAIGMEPAVSWLVRPWFPRWAAVTTVFLIGIGLFAGFLAAAIPPLVTQGGALIHNAPDYVSHLSQRYPFIHNLNDRYHLQDRVQQTLGTDPSHVLGGVLDAGREAFSVLSSTLIVAVLTAYFMANFTQIRSSIYRLFPNDRRPRAILIGDEIFTKVGGYILGNLLISVITAVLTFIWLLIFDVPYPLLLAVLVAVLDLIPIVGSTIAGVVVALVALTVSVPITIATIVFFIVLRLLEDYLLVPRIIGRTVQVPALVTVVSVLLGGALLGIIGALLAIPVAAAGLLIVRETLLPSLDKR from the coding sequence ATTCGAAGCGACCATCCGGAGGCCGCGGACCCACCCCCGGACGAGGAGGTCCGATCCGCGGAGCACGGGCACAGTGATGCTGTCGCGCAACCGCATACGGAAGCCGAGGGCGGCGCCATCATCGACGCCGAAGCCCGGGCCGCCGAGGCGAGCAGTTCCGAGTATCCGTTCGGCAGGCCCGGGCGGCGCTTCGACCGGCGTTCGCCCTTCATGGTCGGCTTGGCGGGCGCCGCCGGCGTCGCGGTCACCTATGCGGGAATCCAGATCCTGCTGGCCGCGGGGCAGGTCCTGATATTGATCACGGTGGCCCTGTTCCTGGCGATCGGCATGGAGCCGGCGGTGTCCTGGCTGGTGCGGCCGTGGTTTCCGCGCTGGGCCGCCGTCACCACGGTCTTCCTGATCGGCATCGGCCTGTTCGCGGGTTTTCTCGCCGCGGCGATTCCACCGCTGGTGACGCAGGGCGGCGCGCTCATCCACAATGCGCCCGATTACGTCAGCCATCTCTCGCAGCGCTATCCGTTCATCCACAATCTCAATGACCGCTATCACCTGCAGGATCGAGTGCAGCAGACCCTCGGCACCGATCCCTCACACGTGCTCGGCGGGGTGCTGGACGCCGGGCGGGAGGCGTTCAGCGTCCTGAGTTCCACGCTGATCGTGGCGGTCCTCACCGCGTATTTCATGGCCAATTTCACACAGATCCGGTCGTCGATCTACCGGTTGTTCCCGAATGACCGCAGACCCCGCGCGATCCTCATCGGCGATGAGATCTTCACCAAGGTCGGTGGTTACATCCTCGGCAATCTGCTGATCTCCGTCATCACCGCGGTGTTGACGTTCATCTGGTTGCTCATCTTCGACGTTCCGTATCCGCTGCTGCTCGCGGTGCTGGTCGCGGTGCTCGATCTGATTCCCATTGTGGGGTCCACGATCGCCGGTGTTGTCGTTGCCCTTGTCGCACTGACGGTTTCGGTGCCCATCACCATTGCCACGATCGTCTTCTTCATTGTGCTGCGGCTGCTCGAGGACTATCTGCTCGTGCCCAGGATCATCGGTCGCACGGTGCAGGTTCCGGCACTGGTCACCGTCGTCTCGGTACTTCTCGGCGGTGCGCTGCTCGGCATTATCGGTGCGCTGCTGGCCATTCCGGTCGCGGCGGCGGGTCTGCTGATCGTGCGCGAAACGCTGCTGCCCTCGCTGGACAAGCGCTGA
- a CDS encoding GlsB/YeaQ/YmgE family stress response membrane protein gives MLGLGILGWIIIGGLAGWIASKFMKTDAQQGILLNIVVGVIGGLIGGFLLKLFGVDVEGGGLWFSFFTCLGGAVILLFLVNLVTGRRAVR, from the coding sequence ATGCTCGGTCTCGGCATTCTCGGATGGATCATTATCGGCGGGCTGGCCGGATGGATCGCCAGCAAGTTCATGAAGACCGATGCTCAGCAGGGCATTCTGCTCAATATCGTCGTGGGCGTGATCGGCGGCCTGATCGGCGGTTTCCTGCTGAAGCTCTTCGGAGTGGACGTCGAAGGCGGCGGTCTGTGGTTCAGCTTCTTCACCTGCCTCGGCGGTGCGGTGATCCTGCTGTTCCTGGTCAATCTCGTGACCGGACGTCGCGCAGTGCGCTGA
- a CDS encoding alpha/beta fold hydrolase: MTTFVLVPGAWKGSWAYEAVTPLLERAGHTVHALTLTGLRPEDDEATIATANLDTHADDVLRLLDRHGISDATLVGHSYAGMVVAAAADRADGRISRLVHLDAYVPSDGESCWSSTNDHFRAVFATGAVDTGYSVRPPHGGDPRRRSHPLAAFLQKIRLTGGFAEVPRREFVYCSGWEDRTPFTDLRTRLHADPEWRVHDVPTGHDAMHEAPEAVAAILLGE, encoded by the coding sequence ATGACGACATTCGTTCTTGTGCCCGGCGCGTGGAAGGGCTCCTGGGCATACGAGGCGGTGACTCCGCTGCTCGAGCGTGCCGGTCACACCGTGCACGCCCTGACCCTGACCGGGCTGCGGCCGGAGGACGACGAGGCGACGATCGCGACCGCCAACCTCGACACGCACGCCGACGACGTGCTGCGGCTCCTCGATCGCCACGGGATCTCCGACGCGACGCTGGTCGGCCACAGTTACGCCGGGATGGTGGTCGCCGCGGCCGCCGACCGCGCGGACGGCCGGATTTCCCGACTGGTGCATCTCGACGCCTACGTGCCGAGCGATGGCGAATCGTGCTGGTCCTCGACCAACGACCACTTCCGCGCGGTTTTTGCCACCGGTGCCGTGGACACCGGCTACAGCGTCCGGCCGCCACACGGTGGCGATCCCCGCCGCCGATCCCATCCGCTCGCCGCATTCCTGCAAAAGATCCGTCTCACAGGCGGTTTCGCCGAGGTACCCCGCCGGGAGTTCGTCTACTGCTCGGGATGGGAGGACCGGACCCCGTTCACCGACCTCCGGACCCGGCTGCACGCCGATCCCGAGTGGCGGGTCCACGATGTCCCCACCGGACACGACGCAATGCATGAGGCTCCGGAGGCGGTCGCCGCGATACTGCTCGGCGAATGA
- a CDS encoding sensor histidine kinase, giving the protein MSTAGTTDLFVHPALFYRDSDEYLSGTLGFIREGLALGEPVAVSVPTGNLALLRAELGSDADSVRLMDMTVEGRNPGRIIPGVLRAFTDAQQAGRVRIIGEPIWASRSATEYPACVQHEALINAAFAGREVTILCPYDTTALPPDILADARATHPTLIDSSGESASGAYDPDKIVAMYNQPLAEPPAAAMLLAFDGAALSGIRHLAVDYARDAGMAAERIVDLELVIAETTTNSVVHGGGSGTLALWVSQGQLCCQISDSGHITNPLAGRLPAPARVPGGRGLLIVNQLADLVRMHTGTQGTTLYIRLPLD; this is encoded by the coding sequence ATGAGCACGGCCGGCACCACCGATCTCTTCGTCCACCCCGCGCTCTTCTACCGCGACAGCGATGAATATCTTTCCGGCACACTCGGTTTCATTCGGGAAGGACTGGCCCTCGGCGAACCCGTCGCGGTGTCGGTGCCGACCGGCAATCTAGCGCTGCTGCGCGCCGAACTGGGTTCGGATGCCGATTCGGTGCGATTGATGGATATGACGGTCGAGGGCCGCAATCCCGGCCGGATCATTCCCGGTGTGCTGCGGGCGTTCACGGACGCGCAGCAGGCGGGACGCGTGCGCATTATCGGCGAACCGATCTGGGCGAGTCGCTCAGCGACGGAGTACCCCGCCTGTGTTCAGCACGAAGCGCTGATCAATGCGGCGTTCGCCGGGCGCGAGGTCACCATTCTGTGCCCGTACGACACCACGGCACTCCCGCCCGATATCCTGGCCGACGCCCGCGCGACGCACCCGACGCTGATCGACAGCAGCGGCGAAAGTGCCAGTGGCGCATACGATCCGGACAAGATCGTGGCAATGTACAACCAGCCGCTGGCCGAACCGCCCGCCGCGGCCATGCTGCTCGCGTTCGACGGTGCGGCGCTGTCCGGCATCCGGCACCTCGCGGTGGACTACGCCCGCGACGCGGGGATGGCCGCGGAACGAATCGTGGATCTGGAACTGGTCATCGCCGAAACCACCACGAACTCGGTGGTACACGGCGGCGGGAGCGGCACCCTCGCGCTGTGGGTATCGCAGGGACAGCTGTGCTGCCAGATTTCCGACTCGGGGCATATCACCAACCCGCTCGCCGGGCGGCTGCCCGCACCCGCGCGCGTTCCCGGCGGCCGCGGCCTGCTGATCGTCAACCAACTCGCCGACCTGGTGCGCATGCACACCGGTACGCAGGGGACCACCCTGTACATCCGACTGCCGCTCGACTAG
- a CDS encoding helix-turn-helix transcriptional regulator, whose translation MPVPRQPRPAAAVTSHMWPSGGRHLWPSEEKSELQSHARGHLVYAASGVLAVHTERGTSIVPANRVAWTPAGFTHHHRAHGDTDMRIVFLAPSLARLIPDHPAVFLTSDLAREVLLALTGPRNYDPAAPGYSRAAHARLLRVLVDELREAHEQPLHLPEPRDDRLQAIARVLHENPSDNATLAELGRTIGASTRTLSRLFRTELGMTFYEWRTQLRVYHALVLLADGHDTTRTAYACGWANPSSFITAFTNIIGTTPGRYRTGGRTTANAPALPRP comes from the coding sequence ATGCCCGTTCCCCGCCAACCTCGCCCCGCCGCCGCGGTGACGTCACATATGTGGCCCTCCGGCGGCCGCCACCTGTGGCCGTCCGAGGAAAAGAGTGAGCTGCAGTCGCACGCACGCGGACATCTGGTGTACGCGGCCAGCGGTGTGCTGGCCGTGCACACCGAGCGCGGCACGTCGATCGTTCCCGCCAACCGGGTCGCCTGGACCCCCGCCGGATTCACGCACCATCACCGCGCCCACGGCGATACCGATATGCGCATCGTCTTCCTCGCACCATCGCTCGCCCGGCTCATCCCGGACCATCCCGCCGTATTCCTGACCTCAGACCTCGCCCGCGAGGTGCTGCTCGCCCTGACCGGCCCCCGCAACTACGACCCCGCCGCGCCCGGCTACAGCCGTGCCGCGCACGCCCGCCTGCTGCGAGTACTGGTCGACGAACTCCGTGAAGCACACGAACAGCCCCTGCACCTGCCGGAGCCACGGGACGACCGACTGCAGGCCATTGCCCGGGTGCTGCACGAAAACCCCTCGGACAACGCAACATTGGCCGAACTCGGGAGGACGATCGGAGCCAGCACCCGCACCCTGAGCCGGCTGTTCCGCACCGAACTCGGCATGACGTTCTACGAGTGGCGCACACAGTTGCGCGTCTACCACGCGCTGGTCCTGCTCGCCGACGGCCACGACACCACCCGAACCGCGTACGCCTGCGGCTGGGCCAATCCCAGCAGCTTCATCACGGCGTTCACCAATATCATCGGCACGACCCCGGGCCGCTACCGAACCGGTGGCCGGACCACGGCGAATGCTCCGGCCCTCCCCCGCCCGTAA